The genomic window GGAAAATGAATCGTCTGTATCAGTTCAATAGATGCTGCATGGATTTCTGATAAATTCCGGTCGAGAATTGCTTGTAGACGCCTGATGCGTTCTTGTTCAGTCTTATCCCATTCTTTTTTCCCGTCAGCAACTTTTAGCTCATAAGCTTCCAAGTGTCTTTCATAAGTTTCTTTTAGATTTTGCTCTTTCTTTGCCCATTCAGAGTCAATCATGGTATTAGCTTTTCTGGCAGCAAACCACCTTGGTAGCATATAAAAAGGGAACTTACATTTTATTTCGGTAGTAATCTGTTCAAATAACATATCTTTCTCGCGTGAAGAATCAAACATATGTGGAGGAGTATCTGATGGATTAAAAGGTAAAGGATTGAGGGCATTTATGACTTCTTCATTTTTAGGAATTCTCGGGATTGTTTCCCAATGATTAATGATTTCGTGATAAAGTTTTTCCTCGTCATCAATTGTTTTTTGATTTTCGCCTATGCGATCTTGTATTTCCATCTGTCGTATTTTTTGCTTCAAGTTCACGCAATGAAACCTTCCGTCCAGTTGAAGGATTTACAGCTTTAATTCTATCATCTGTTTTTATCCGATCATACATCTCTTTGAGTTCTTGTGTGTTTAACGAAACTCTACGAGAACCTGACTTCAAAAGGTCTTTTACAAACTCGTCGTTCTGGCGATCCCCAGTGCTAAGTTGTTTGCTCTTTTGTATATATTGGGAACCAGAACTGATTGTGTCTCGAACTGATAGTCCTGTGCCAGGAATTCCTAGAGAACGGGTAATCCCACGCTGTCCAAAAGTAAGCCTTGCACCACGTACACCGGCTGACAGCGAAAGTCCACCTTTGCTGAGATTCAACGAAATACCAGGTAAAATCTTAACTCGCCTGTAGAATCGGAAGCCCATAGTTTTTTATATCTCCAATCATAACAATGTTACATGGAAAAGCGTCCTGCGGCACTCGTTCACATCTATCTGGTTGTTATGTCCTAATTCATGATTTGTTCTAATGCCTTTTTATTTATCTCCTTAATTATTTCAATTCCTTTTAATATTATTGCTAAAGTATATACAAATTCATTTTCAATCATGTGGGTGAATGGAGGCATATGCATCCAAACATCATACATTCTCTTTTTATTTATGTCGTTTGAATGGCTTAATTCACCATAAAGAAATGTCTCCATTATTTTTCGTCTTGTGAGTTGCTCATTGTTAAACTTAAACACAATAGTTGCAGATTTATCAAGAAAGTCATTAATCTCTTTCCTAATATTGTTAAAGTCATTTTTTAATGAACTGTCGATTTTAGAATTTTCGTAGTATTTGGCTAAGTTTCGAAATGAACTCTTTTCATTATCTTGAATAAAGAATCTGAATGTAAGTACAAATGCATCAATAGCTTCCTCATCTGGACCTCTTCTTGAGCTTGTAAATTCAACTGTCCCATCATCGTTAGTTTTTCCTGAAAAAGAAACTCCGGTTTTAGCCTTAAACATCGTTTCAACAAAGCTTAGGCGAAAGAGTTTATCTGCTTTTTCATTAAATAGCTTAAGACCGTAATTTATTTCGTTTGTGTCATCCATAAATTTAATGGACATTACCAGTAATTATACAATCTCAGTATGCCCCCAAAATCATACCTGATTTTTTGAGTGATTGATAATTTACTCCACAGGCACGATATTTCGGGGCGGTGTATCTACACCATCATTCCAGCCTGCCCAGAATCTTTCTTCAAGAAGGATTCCCGACGCGCTTCGCTTGCGGGAATGACAAGCAAAACGTAGAGCCTTCACTCACCGGCTTCTTTGACTGCGTTAAACAGGGTATCGGGGTCAAATGGTTTTTCAATATAATTGAAGGCGCCGAGTTTAAGCGCAGTCACTGCCGTATCAACGCTGGCGTAGCCTGTTATCATGATGACTTTGGTCTCAGGCCATTTCTCTTTAATTGTCTTCAGCAGTTCCATGCCGTCCATATCAGGCATTTTCAGGTCCAGAAGTATTATGCCGAAGGGCTCTTCTTCAAGCAGTTCAAGTCCTTTTTTGCCGCTTAATACGGACTTTACCTCATACCCTTCCATCGCAAGCGCCCTTTCACAGCTTAACCCTATAATTGTCTCATCGTCTATGACCAGTATTTTTTTCATTTTGCCTTTTCTATCAGCAGTAGTCTAACAAAAAAGCTCGTGCCTTTTCCAACAACGCTTTTTACATTAATCTTGCCTCCGTAATGCCTGACTATTCCATGACTTACCGAGAGCCCGAGCCCTGTTCCCTTGCCTACCGGTTTTGTTGTAAAAAAGGGCTCAAAAAGCCTTTTCTGCAAATCTTCCGGTATGCCGCTTCCGGTATCGGTAAATTCTATTTCCACAAAAGGTTTTTCATCCGCCACAACCCTGCGCGTTGCAATAGTTATAGTCCCGCGTTCGCTTATCGCATCCGCTGCATTTATCAGCATATTCAGGAATATCTGCTGGAACTGGGACGGATCGCCGAGGGTAATAAATCTCCGGCTGTCCAGATTAATGTCAAATTTTATGTTATGGAATTTTGCCTGATTTTTAACCAAATCAACTGTATGGCTTACTACATCGTTAATAGCCACTTCTCCCTTTTCAGCCGGTATGGCCCTTGCAAATGTAAGAAGGTTCATGATTATTTTCGTGCACCTTTCAGCCTGCTCAATAATTATCTTAAGGTCCTCTGCGTCAAGGCCCTCAGGCGGTACGCGCTTCAGCATCAGATGGGCAAAAGTCACAATGCCTGTCAGGGGGTTGTTAATTTCATGCGCTACGCCTGCCGCCATTCTGCCGAGGGATGCAAGTTTCTCCGTCTGCATAAGCCCAGCATGCGTTATTCGTATTTCTTCCGTCTTTCTGACAACCTCAGCCTCAAGCTCATGCGTCCACCGCGCCTGCTGTTCCTTTGCCGCCTTGATGTCCTTTATCATTGAATTAAATGTATTGGCAAGAACGCCGATCTCATCCTCAGTGGCTACGGGCACTGTATAATCAAGGTCTCCGGCAGAAACCCTTTTCATGCCGTGCACAAGATGACCGACAGGACTGGAAACAATTTTATAAAGGATTATGGCAAGCGATACGGAAATCATCACAATAAACATCACAACATAGCCCGTAA from Nitrospirota bacterium includes these protein-coding regions:
- a CDS encoding DUF4236 domain-containing protein, coding for MGFRFYRRVKILPGISLNLSKGGLSLSAGVRGARLTFGQRGITRSLGIPGTGLSVRDTISSGSQYIQKSKQLSTGDRQNDEFVKDLLKSGSRRVSLNTQELKEMYDRIKTDDRIKAVNPSTGRKVSLRELEAKNTTDGNTRSHRRKSKNN
- a CDS encoding sigma-54-dependent Fis family transcriptional regulator; the encoded protein is MKKILVIDDETIIGLSCERALAMEGYEVKSVLSGKKGLELLEEEPFGIILLDLKMPDMDGMELLKTIKEKWPETKVIMITGYASVDTAVTALKLGAFNYIEKPFDPDTLFNAVKEAGE
- a CDS encoding HAMP domain-containing protein, whose protein sequence is MKNIFLHPKKSLAAKLIIAIGLLMALGSFVFWYALSKKQEKDFVVIAVRYGDSFIDFIKNSTRYSMLTFHRAAIQQTIEDVGATEDVNMVRIFDHKGTVFFSSQKGEIGSEVDRASVTCGGCHTEPGRSSRLLPNPQRWAIYKSSNGVRVLKVIGTIPNEPSCYTASCHIHSEKQKILGFVEADLSLGLLDKAQFRQGLALTGYVVMFIVMISVSLAIILYKIVSSPVGHLVHGMKRVSAGDLDYTVPVATEDEIGVLANTFNSMIKDIKAAKEQQARWTHELEAEVVRKTEEIRITHAGLMQTEKLASLGRMAAGVAHEINNPLTGIVTFAHLMLKRVPPEGLDAEDLKIIIEQAERCTKIIMNLLTFARAIPAEKGEVAINDVVSHTVDLVKNQAKFHNIKFDINLDSRRFITLGDPSQFQQIFLNMLINAADAISERGTITIATRRVVADEKPFVEIEFTDTGSGIPEDLQKRLFEPFFTTKPVGKGTGLGLSVSHGIVRHYGGKINVKSVVGKGTSFFVRLLLIEKAK